The DNA segment TTTTTCTTTGAGCCGACGGGCAAGCATCGCGAGTTTGGCCGGCGACAGGCCGGCAATTCGGCTGGCTGCGTCTTCTGTTCTATTCATCTCAGGCTTTCTCGACTCCACGATTCGACTCCTCTTCTGTTGTCACTCACGCATGAGAAGCCCCATGCGCGGCAGGTTATCGAGCCGACAGCGCAGGCCGGCGATGCTGATAATCGCTCAGGATGTTTTCGACGGTGCGGACGCCGATGCCGGAGTCTTCGACCTCGCGGAAGGTCCGACTCATCGCCGCCACCCGCGCCTTGTACTGGCCGCCGCCGCTCAGCTCCTCCAGCAGCCGCCGCACCTGCCCGACCGACCCGTCGCTGATGTCGCCGCGCAGCCCCAGCCCGTGATGCACCACCCGCGCCGCGTTGTGCGGCTGGTCCCAGCGGCACGGGAAGACGATCATCGGCACGGCGAAGAAGATGCACTCCTTGACCGCACCCATGCCGCCATGCGTGATCATCACTGCCGCCCGCTCCAGCAGCTTCAGTTGCGGTGCCCAGTTGACCACCAGCACGTTGTCGGGCAGCGGATTAAAATGCGTCGCCTTCAAATGCGTGCCTACCGCCAGCACCAACTGCCACTCTGGCCTTTCGCCGACCGCCTCGATGATCGCACCGAACAGCGCCTCGCTCTGCTCGTACTGATAGGGCTGACTGCCGAATGAGCAGTAGATGAGCGGGCGGCTGTCATCCAGCTTCTCCCAGGGGAAGTCGTAGGCTTCCCTGCGCCCCAATTCGATGGACGCTTCGATGTAGTGACGGTGAGGTTTTGTTGCGGACGGAAAGTCGAACGCTTTGGGACACAGAAATAGTTCAGGCAGTCCGCTGTGGGCCGCCTTGCTAGTTTCAACGGCACCGAGCGGAGCGAGGTCGATCAGCGTCACCGAAAGGATGGCGGTGGGCAAGCCGAATTTTTTGACGGTCAGCGCCGCCAGGTCGCGCAGC comes from the Blastocatellia bacterium genome and includes:
- a CDS encoding nucleotide disphospho-sugar-binding domain-containing protein translates to MATITFFPHPEFGHLNPPLKLARSLKQRGHRVYYIGLPDFEDYVRSQGVEYRPIFEKRCPRGYLKRRASEKAERDLDNLSLLLWEAAESKDAAFDLFKEMEKEFAGLLADGAPDLMIIDFKLRDLAALTVKKFGLPTAILSVTLIDLAPLGAVETSKAAHSGLPELFLCPKAFDFPSATKPHRHYIEASIELGRREAYDFPWEKLDDSRPLIYCSFGSQPYQYEQSEALFGAIIEAVGERPEWQLVLAVGTHLKATHFNPLPDNVLVVNWAPQLKLLERAAVMITHGGMGAVKECIFFAVPMIVFPCRWDQPHNAARVVHHGLGLRGDISDGSVGQVRRLLEELSGGGQYKARVAAMSRTFREVEDSGIGVRTVENILSDYQHRRPALSAR